CGAGCGAGAGGATCCGCACCGCAGCGCCGGGTGCGGGCACGAAGGGCTTCGCCGGATCGGGAGCGGACGTCGACTTCGGCCGGGCCAGGCTCCGCCCCTTCGCGGCGAGCGTCGACTTCAGCCGGATCTCGGAGCGCGCCTGCTCCTTCTCGAGCCTCGCGCGCACCTTGACGTCCGTGATCTGCTCGAGCGCGCGTCGCGCCTCGCGCCGGAACTCCTCGAGAACCCCCTCGAGCTCGCGTGCGCCCTCGCGGCGCATCCGCTCCCCTTCGCGCTCGAGGCGCTCCTCGACCTCGGCGCGCCGGAGCGAGAGGTCCGCCTCCGCCTCGGACTGGGCCTCGAGCCGGCGCTCGAGGTCGGCGGTCCGCTCGCGCAGGCGGGCCATCGTGTCCTCGGCGCGACGCCCCTCCCCGCCGGCGAGCGCCCGGGCCCTGTCGAGGACCTCCGGATCGATCCCGAGCCGCTGCGCCACCGACAGCCCCGCGGAGGCTCCGGCCGCACCCATGAGGACGCGGTACGTCGGGCGCAGCGCCTCCTCGTCGAACTCCAGCGCCGCCGACGCCGCGACGTCGCTGGCGAACGCCCAGGTCTTCAGCGCGGATTGGTGGGTCGTCGCGACGCACGCGACCCCTCGCGCGGCGAATCGCTCCAAGAGGGCCTGGGCGAGCGCGGCCCCCTCCGTCGGTTCGGTGCCCGTGCCGATCTCGTCGAACAGCACCCACGCCGGAGCGCGCACCTCGCGCAGCCACGCCGCCGCCGAGCGGACGTGCCCGGAGAACGTCGAGAGGTCCGCCTCGATCGACTGGCGGTCTCCGATGTCGGCGCGGATCCAGGCGCCGGCCGGGCAGGCGGCCCGGCGCGCGGGAACGGGGATCCCGCACTGCGCGAGGAGGATCGCGAGTCCGACCGTCTTGAGCGCTACGGTCTTGCCTCCGGTGTTGGGACCCGAGATCACGAGGACCCGCCGCCCTTCCGGCAGGCCCAGGGTGAGCGGCACGCAGCGCTCCCCTCGCTCGCGAAGTCTCCGGTCGAGCAACGGATGCCGCACCTCGACGAGCTCGAGGTGCCCGGCCTGCGCGACGACCGGGCGGCACGCGCCGAACGCGTCCGCCCAAAGCGCACGGGCCTGCAGGGTGTCCACCCGCTCGAGCCCGCCGACGGTCGCGAGCACCTCCTCGGCGCGCTCGCGGAAGCGGTCGGCCCAGCGGCGCACCACGCGGTCCTGCTCGACGAGCTCCTGCTCGGCGAGGCGGACGAGCTCGTTGTTCATGTCGACGCTTTCGAGGGGCTCCACGAACAACGTCTGCCCCGACGACGACGCCGCG
The genomic region above belongs to Candidatus Polarisedimenticolaceae bacterium and contains:
- a CDS encoding Smr/MutS family protein yields the protein MRRPADLDADSRRVLELDAVLDEVAGHASTPGAAGSIRRAVPSFDAEFLEAEHEAVAQARAWIGERGRLIGGGLPDPAPALAILPLEGYACEPAQLRDLAEILLVAADLRRALGSRDAEGYPALREEARSLADLRALAQPVAENVGPDGRLLDGASAELHRVRQAIGRTGERLRRQLESFVHDPAAANVVRDAFVTQRNGRFVIPVRADSPRGVPGIVHAASSSGQTLFVEPLESVDMNNELVRLAEQELVEQDRVVRRWADRFRERAEEVLATVGGLERVDTLQARALWADAFGACRPVVAQAGHLELVEVRHPLLDRRLRERGERCVPLTLGLPEGRRVLVISGPNTGGKTVALKTVGLAILLAQCGIPVPARRAACPAGAWIRADIGDRQSIEADLSTFSGHVRSAAAWLREVRAPAWVLFDEIGTGTEPTEGAALAQALLERFAARGVACVATTHQSALKTWAFASDVAASAALEFDEEALRPTYRVLMGAAGASAGLSVAQRLGIDPEVLDRARALAGGEGRRAEDTMARLRERTADLERRLEAQSEAEADLSLRRAEVEERLEREGERMRREGARELEGVLEEFRREARRALEQITDVKVRARLEKEQARSEIRLKSTLAAKGRSLARPKSTSAPDPAKPFVPAPGAAVRILSLDREGVVRSIRDDRAEVQMGSATFTVRRADLGPPGEAAPGSAATATPRGLAASLASLRKGPSRDEGPLGMPAPPIELHLLGKTVDEALGEVDKFLDDASRAGRTEARIVHGHGTGKLKAAVRGFLKGHAHVDAFRPGEPREGGDGATVVTLR